One window of the Podospora pseudocomata strain CBS 415.72m chromosome 7, whole genome shotgun sequence genome contains the following:
- a CDS encoding hypothetical protein (EggNog:ENOG503P8J8) yields the protein MMETASLQLPKTGGKSRFSKALPVPPSLPALDFDTDSFGSDLPLPPPPKKDLPKTPVAGAPLPIIKKPVPAAKDWDTRSTFTTKTAYTMAAVAQPPPDSPLPRLPAKSPGLPPPMSVPRRRPVASPTVASPSGPAPTSIPSPTLPARVPSPAGSYSSLLSAYSNHTSDSTPRTSTNSANEVGSIVPSKDSHSASSPTIGNEARIQSQTLPSLPSDQHAQTQKPSTFTHQMFKEDLEELPPPPPLKDAQRLARPQTPTSLQISSSSVQPPASTHTAASPLVDNSSPQDQLWRRRSLKAEKKVDVPELNLASSNGSTAASKQTPQPPSQQPHSSQPQEQPPPSTAQRAPPPQNFAGGLPGRNIRPVHPSEQAVPQIEVNMGQEVSHVKDKLRRKGSQSPPIEKASSPSSSLPVVSPLSARRLPTPEYGANDVESPVMAMAVSPISPAITPELPSEQRPVPPPPPSVSRSALGPPPEHALRQARSSPNLAPKASNGGFNGRSPNGLPSSPVPSRDRFASPPHSARFRADSGSGLGPNRRDPAGSYLELQPPFQRQPQSRPQSPAWGGKPVSEDGSVITLRAAPPAIRPELLDHPLREHDPNAPDETDNPGAGLFPRNWFTPAPAEEILDARPLQEKHFRCITSHRIMTAGKQKNNPIACRTCGHKDRNAECYICSACYLNVCSGCVGLLKRSRGDLGVVIKAVGEKGRGEGGDV from the coding sequence ATGATGGAAACCGCGAGCTTGCAGCTCCCTAAAACGGGCGGCAAGTCTCGCTTCTCAAAGGCCCTCCCCGTCCCTccttctttgcctgctcTTGACTTCGACACGGACTCGTTCGGGTCTGACCTCCCACTGCCTCCGCCACCAAAGAAGGACCTGCCCAAGACACCTGTTGCTGgagccccccttcccatcatcaagaagcccGTACCGGCCGCAAAGGACTGGGACACCAGGAGCACCTTCACAACCAAGACTGCTTATACCATGGCTGCCGTTGCTCAGCCTCCCCCAGATTCACCTCTCCCGCGCCTGCCTGCAAAGTCTCCCGGACTCCCACCCCCGATGAGTGTGCCACGCCGACGGCCCGTCGCCTCCCCGACTGTTGCAAGCCCCTCGGGTCCGGCCCCGACATCTATCCCAAGCCCGACGTTGCCGGCCAGAGTTCCCTCACCTGCCGGCTCATACTCCAGTCTACTGTCTGCCTACTCCAACCACACATCTGATTCTACACCGAGGACATCAACAAACTCTGCCAATGAAGTGGGTTCCATTGTTCCATCCAAAGATTCTCATTCAGCGTCGTCGCCCACAATAGGAAACGAGGCTCGCATTCAGTCGCAAACACTTCCGTCACTGCCATCCGACCAACATGCTCAAACACAAAAACCCAGCACTTTTACTCACCAGATGTTTAAAGAAGACCTCGAAGAGctaccacctccaccgcctctgAAAGATGCCCAGCGGCTTGCTAGACCGCAAACGCCGACGAGTCTGCAgatatcatcatcgtctGTCCAACCACCAGCATCCACGCACACGGCCGCATCCCCGCTAGTAGATAACAGTTCTCCACAGGATCAgctctggagaagaagatcactAAAAGCCGAGAAAAAAGTTGACGTTCCTGAACTCAACCTTGCTTCCAGCAACGGATCCACCGCTGCATCCAAACAAACGCCACAGCCACCTTCACAGCAGCCTCACTCTTCACAACCGCAAGAgcaacctcccccgtccaCGGCACAACGtgccccaccaccccaaaatTTTGCAGGTGGATTGCCAGGGCGAAACATTCGGCCGGTGCATCCGAGTGAGCAGGCGGTGCCGCAGATCGAGGTCAATATGGGACAAGAAGTGTCCCATGTGAAGGAcaagttgaggaggaagggcaGCCAAAGTCCGCCGATCGAAAAGGCTTCCAGTCCTTCCAGCTCGTTGCCGGTTGTGTCGCCATTATCCGCCCGGCGATTGCCGACGCCAGAATACGGGGCGAATGATGTCGAAAGTCCCGTGATGGCCATGGCCGTGTCGCCAATATCGCCGGCGATTACCCCAGAGTTGCCGAGTGAGCAAAggccggtgccgccgccgccgccttctgTGTCACGAAGCGCGCTCGGCCCCCCTCCGGAGCACGCATTACGACAAGCTAGAAGCAGTCCCAATTTGGCGCCCAAGGCCAGCAACGGGGGATTTAATGGTCGCTCACCAAACGGTTTGCCATCTTCGCCTGTGCCTAGCCGTGACCGGTTCGCGAGCCCCCCGCACTCGGCCCGCTTCCGAGCCGACTCTGGTTCTGGGCTTGGACCGAACCGACGGGATCCTGCAGGTTCGTATCTGGAATTGCAGCCACCGTTTCAAAGGCAACCGCAATCACGACCCCAGAGCCCGGCTTGGGGTGGCAAGCCCGTGTCTGAAGATGGATCAGTCATTACGCTCCGagcagcaccgccagcaatCCGACCAGAGTTATTGGATCATCCCCTCCGGGAACACGACCCAAACGCACCAGATGAGACGGATAACCCTGGGGCGGGGTTGTTTCCCAGAAACTGGTTCACGCCTGCGCCGGCAGAGGAGATACTGGATGCTAGGCCGTTGCAGGAGAAGCATTTTCGGTGTATTACTAGCCATAGGATCATGACGGCGGGGAAGCAAAAGAATAATCCGATTGCGTGCCGGACGTGTGGGCACAAGGATCGGAATGCGGAGTGTTATATTTGTAGTGCGTGTTATTTGAATGTTTGTTCGGGGTgtgtggggttgttgaagaggagtcgaggggatttgggggtggtgatcaaggctgttggggagaaggggaggggggaggggggtgatgtgtGA
- the PHO13 gene encoding p-nitrophenyl phosphatase (EggNog:ENOG503NUE7; COG:P), translated as MTTPKYLTGDAAAIDEFIDRFDVFLLDCDGVIWSGEHVFEGVVETLEHLRSRGKKTVFVTNNSTKSRQEYLKKFTGLGIPSDVEEIFGSAYSASVYISRILKLAPPKNKVFVIGEAGIEHELRSENVPFIGGTDPAFRRDVTPEDFKGLADGSLLDPEVGCVLVGLDFHINYLKLSHALQYLRRGAIFLATNVDSTFPMSHGFFPGAGSMSMPLVYSTGQKPVALGKPSQAMMDAVEGKFQFDRERTCMVGDRLDTDIKFGIEGKLGGTLAVLTGVSQKEHWEASDAVAVPAFYVDKLSDIGLVARKQ; from the exons ATGACGACGCCAAAATACCTCACCGGTGATGCGGCCGCCATTGACGAGTTCATTGATCGCTTTGAT GTGTTTTTGCTAGACTGTGATG GAGTCATCTGGTCCGGCGAGCATGTGTtcgagggggttgtggaaacTCTGGAACACTTGAGATCCAGAG GCAAAAAGACAGTCTTTGTGACCAACAACTCGACAAAGTCTCGCCAAGAATACCTCAAAAAGTTCACGGGCTTAGGAATTCCGTCTGACGTGGAGGAGATATTCGGTTCGGCATATTCCGCCTCGGTTTACATCTCCAGAATCCTCAAGCTCGCGCCGCCCAAAAACAAGGTTTTTGTCATTGGAGAGGCCGGCATCGAGCATGAGCTGAGGAGCGAAAATGTACCCTTCATTGGCGGCACTGACCCTGCCTTCCGAAGGGATGTCACCCCTGAAGACTTCAAAGGTCTCGCTGATGGTTCTCTGTTGGACCCCGAGGTGGGATGCGTGCTCGTCGGTTTGGACTTTCACATCAACTACCTCAAGCTCTCGCATGCGCTCCAGTATCTGAGGCGGGGTGCCATCTTCTTGGCGACCAACGTGGATTCGACCTTCCCGATGAGCCACGGCTTCTTCCCCGGCGCAGGCTCGATGAGCATGCCTCTCGTGTACTCAACGGGCCAGAAGCCGGTGGCGCTCGGGAAGCCTAGCCAAGCCATGATGGATGCTGTCGAGGGCAAGTTCCAATTCGATCGTGAACGCACGTGCATGGTTGGGGATCGTCTTGACACCGACATCAAGTTCGGAATCGAGGGGAAGCTCGGTGGCACGCTGGCAGTCCTAACGGGCGTAAGTCAGAAGGAACACTGGGAGGCATCGGATGCGGTTGCGGTGCCAGCATTCTATGTGGACAAACTGAGCGACATTGGGCTTGTCGCGAGGAAGCAGTGA
- the SOL1 gene encoding suppressor of los1-1 (COG:G; EggNog:ENOG503NY1P): MAKQANLYSFPSVKDNLAPALRAYVISCQEAGLARHSVFKVAVSGGSLPKTLAQALLAPPSGPNDEVKWDKWEIFFADERAVPLDHQDSNYFLLKQELLDKLPAGTGQPTVHPIDTEYLDDTQELADQYEQALVRSFASRDSVKLPIFDLLLLGCGPDGHTCSLFPGHELLRETSAWVAPIEDSPKPPPKRVTLTLPVVTHAVRIAFVATGGGKKEIMKQIFEEGAGLPCALVNEGAGERASWFVDNDAVEGVSYPRRPFSL; encoded by the coding sequence ATGGCCAAACAAGCGAACCTCTACTCGTTCCCCTCAGTCAAGGACAACCTAGCTCCCGCCCTCCGCGCCTACGTCATCTCCTGCCAGGAAGCCGGCCTCGCCCGCCACAGCGTCTTCAAAGTCGCCGTCTCAGGCggctccctccccaaaaccctCGCCCAggccctcctcgccccccccTCGGGCCCCAACGACGAAGTCAAGTGGGACAAGTGGGAGATCTTCTTTGCCGACGAGCGCGCCGTCCCCCTCGACCACCAAGACTCGAATtacttcctcctcaagcAAGAACTGCTTGACAAGCTCCCAGCCGGCACCGGCCAGCCGACGGTCCACCCCATCGACACCGAATATCTCGACGACACCCAGGAGCTGGCGGATCAGTACGAGCAAGCCCTCGTCAGGTCTTTTGCCTCGAGGGACAGCGTCAAGCTTCCGATTTTTGACCTTTTGCTGTTGGGCTGCGGACCGGACGGGCACACGTGCAGCTTGTTTCCCGGGCATGAGCTGCTGAGGGAGACGAGCGCGTGGGTGGCGCCTATTGAGGATAGTCCCAAGCCGCCTCCGAAGAGGGTCACGCTTAcgctgccggtggtgacgcATGCGGTGAGGATTGCGTTTGTGGCtacggggggtgggaagaaggagattaTGAAGCAgatttttgaggagggggccggGTTGCCGTGCGCGCTGGTGAATGAGGGcgcgggggagagggcgagcTGGTTTGTGGATAATGATGCGGTGGAGGGTGTTAGTTATCCTAGGAGGCCTTTCTCTCTTTAA
- the PACC1 gene encoding pH-response transcription factor pacc-1 (COG:K; EggNog:ENOG503NW34), with translation MSSSGISPTQVSPTAPAADTTTAAASTPAAAAAAPSSGSSSSTSNGATPAPSTAPTASSSSSTAQDESLVCRWSECNERFTSAEVLYEHICEKHVGRKSTNNLNLTCQWNACRTTTVKRDHITSHIRVHVPLKPHKCDFCGKSFKRPQDLKKHVKTHADDSVLVGRTQDQPGGMNPGYRAHPNSKAPPAFYDHNGHMRGTNTGPFGHPHQQNGQPSYYGQHPAAPQHPSYHAGPPMYYSQHMGAPRGDFMSHHASSYADPREKRQLDNLNELFGNLKRRQIDPSSYQQVGRSLMPIHGLGFQAGGGVATEYMAQAPHTLAMGGGSHATPLTQHYYLPPMPNLRTKEDLTQIDQMLEQMQHTVYENTGSPNSHYAPVDLRHPSPSYAARPAVDPYAASGAQQVVSPLSAAPSHSSSGTPAVTPPSSNMSYTSGHSPTTSSSGMSPISRHSSTSVAYPNLSSRANPLPYPPTAAGLGSNFTHNERRLSGGMLQAAARRSGSESDGARTPTAAQPGASSVSSPSGDSEGPDGETYDDWLNNMRTIEALRSAIRQRLERRDYEEDTDNSRIDPALADRSRPSPPTDPGRVTYPVLPPAGH, from the exons ATGTCCTCCTCGGGCATCTCACCTACACAGGTGTCGCCAACGGCACCCGCTGCCGATAccaccactgctgctgcttccactccggctgctgctgccgccgcgcCCTCCTCCGGGTCGTCCAGCTCTACCTCCAACGGCGCGACTCCCGCGCCATCCACCGCTCCCACTGCCAGCTCATCCAGCAGCACTGCCCAAGATGAGAGCCTTGTGTGCCGGTGGTCTGAGTGCAACGAACGGTTCACGTCTGCCGAGGTCCTTTAT GAGCATATCTGTGAGAAGCACGTCGGCCGCAAgagcaccaacaacctcaacctcacatGCCAGTGGAACGCTTGTAGGACAACCACTGTGAAGAGAGACCATATCACTTCCCACATCCGCGTCCATGTTCCCCTGAAGCCCCACAAGTGCGACTTCTGTGGCAAGTCGTTCAAGCGCCCTCAGGATCTCAAGAAGCACGTCAAGACTCATGCCGATGACTCTGTTCTGGTCGGCAGAACCCAGGACCAGCCCGGTGGCATGAACCCCGGCTACCGTGCTCACCCAAACTCCAAAG CTCCCCCCGCTTTCTATGATCATAATGGCCACATGCGCGGTACTAACACCGGCCCCTTTGGCCACCCGCACCAGCAGAATGGTCAGCCTAGTTACTACGGCCAGCACCCCGCGGCTCCCCAGCACCCATCTTATCACGCTGGGCCCCCCATGTACTACTCTCAGCACATGGGTGCTCCCCGCGGAGATTTCATGAGCCACCATGCCTCTTCCTATGCCGACCCCCGGGAGAAGCGCCAGCTGGATAACTTGAACGAGCTCTTTGGAAACCTCAAGCGCCGTCAGATTGACCCCAGCTCCTACCAGCAGGTAGGCCGCTCTCTGATGCCCATCCATGGTCTTGGCTTCcaggctggcggcggtgtaGCGACCGAGTACATGGCCCAGGCTCCCCACACCCTCGCcatgggtggtggttcccATGCCACTCCTCTCACCCAGCACTACTATCTGCCACCCATGCCCAACCTTCGCACCAAGGAGGACTTGACCCAGATCGACCAGATGCTCGAGCAGATGCAGCACACCGTGTATGAGAACACCGGGTCTCCCAACTCTCACTATGCCCCTGTTGATCTCCGTCACCCATCGCCTTCTTATGCCGCTCGCCCAGCCGTCGACCCCTATGCTGCTTCTGGCGCTCAGCAGGTGGTGTCTCCTCTCAGTGCCGCCCCGTCCCACTCCAGCAGCGGCACCCCCGCCgtcacccctccctccagcaACATGTCGTACACTTCTGGCCACTCGCCTACCACCTCGTCGTCCGGCATGTCTCCCATCTCGCGCCACAGCTCCACCTCGGTCGCCTATCCCAACCTCAGCAGCCGTGCCAACCCTCTGCCTTATCCTCCTACGGCTGCTGGTCTCGGGTCCAACTTCACTCACAATGAGCGCCGCCTCTCTGGTGGTATGCTCCAGGCTGCTGCCCGCCGCTCTGGCTCCGAGTCGGACGGTGCCCGCACTCCCACCGCTGCCCAGCCTGGTGCCTCCTCGGTCAGCTCACCTAGTGGCGATTCTGAGGGCCCTGATGGCGAAACCTATGATGACTGGCTCAATAACATGCGCACCATCGAGGCCTTGAGAAGCGCCATCCGCCAGCGCCTTGAGCGCCGCGACTACGAGGAAGACACGGATAACAGCCGCATCGACCCGGCGCTCGCTGATCGCTCTCGCCCCAGCCCTCCCACCGACCCCGGCCGGGTCACTTACCCCGTGCTCCCTCCCGCGGGGCACTAA
- a CDS encoding hypothetical protein (EggNog:ENOG503NYI9), whose product MSSTQNSALPGRARSLRKPTTVGEHHNKGGGGSESQLPLRGASSTGTGTVSERTLRRAAGVARSSRPLSGVFGGGGDGGGGRTTTTTTGTGAGQVSSASSSSSSTNPNSSRLGRAPSTRQVSVSSASAGNGDIPGTTRLTRAASTRQFPGASSAKSAASPEGLGIAPPRRTGTGTGTTTTIAAEQQPPTPLSRRQTVTESTSRRPTTSGGPIPPPKRTPSTTTTATHSRAKSSVTTLSSSKTLRPPSSTSQTSTSTTSTTTTDRSKPPITRAPPPPPPSPPPPPHKRAPSHPSLSTQPSTPGVGRTRSLKLPQGALAAKTKPEFNTHQQHFSPSKNPQLPKLSAREILAPPSPSKLPANLAISAETARLQTELLQLSLLHQSAEETKLQWEGSAYERLRGRFGVLAGLEKEVVKLEGRRGEDDRAKELLDWGGGKGLEGRVRVLDEVLGKVWGLTENGGRYSRVVARFGKWLGQAEEVMVAREKGEWGLVEGIGREWKEEIGSISRKVHAVSQELYGVLDGREAGEAGGLGRVLNGVKDLIGGMVEEIEIMEVVEREVREQEMEWVRRVNREGDEGVETRRRAGAVWRAF is encoded by the coding sequence ATGTCGTCCACGCAGAACAGCGCGCTGCCTGGTCGcgcgaggagtttgaggaagcCGACTACGGTGGGTGAGCATCACAacaagggggggggagggagcgaAAGTCAATTACCGCTCAGGGGGGCATCTTCAACGGGAACGGGAACGGTATCTGAGCGTACACTTAGGCGGGCGGCGGGGGTTGCAAGGAGTAGTAGACCCTTGTCTGgagtttttggtggtggtggtgatggtggtggtggaaggacgacgacgacgacgacggggacgggggcgGGGCAGgtttcttctgcttcttcttcttcttcttctaccAACCCAAACTCATCGAGATTGGGGAGGGCGCCGTCAACGAGGCAGGTTTCGGTTTCTTCTGCTTCGGCGGGGAATGGGGATATACCCGGGACGACACGGCTTACGAGGGCGGCGTCGACACGGCAGTTTCCTGgtgcctcctccgccaagtctgcagcttctccagaGGGGTTGGGTATTGCGCCTCCTAGAcggacggggacggggacggggacgacTACTACCATCGCGgcagagcagcagccgccaacACCTCTATCCCGCCGCCAGACAGTCACCGAATCAACCTCGCGCAGGCCGACAACATCAGGCGGtccaatcccaccaccaaaacgcaccccctccaccaccaccaccgccacccactCACGCGCAAAATCAAGCGTGACCACCCTTTCGAGCAGTAAAACCCTCCgaccaccatcatcgacatccCAAACCTCCACTTCTACTACTTCCACCACGACAACGGACCGttccaaaccccccatcacacgcgcccctcctcctcctcctccttctcctcctcctcctcctcacaaaCGCGCCCCATCTCAcccttccctttccacccAGCCATCAACACCGGGAGTTGGCAGAACCAGATCCCTCAAACTACCACAAGGTGCGCTGGCGGCAAAGACAAAACCAGAATTCAACAcgcaccaacaacacttttCCCCCTCAAAAAACCCCCAGCTGCCAAAACTGTCCGCCAGAGAAATATTAGCCCCCCCCTCGCCAAGCAAACTACCCGCCAACCTGGCCATCTCAGCAGAGACAGCACGGCTACAAACCGAATTACTTCAACTATCCCTGCTGCATCAGTCGGCCGAAGAGACAAAACTCCAATGGGAGGGGTCGGCATATGAAAGGTTACGGGGCAGATTCGGGGTGCTGGCTGGGCTAGAAAAGGAGGTGGTCAAGTTAGAGGGacgaaggggggaggatgacagGGCGAAAGAGTTGTTggactggggagggggaaagggactggaggggagggtgagggttttggatgaggtgctgggcaaGGTGTGGGGGCTGACGGAGAATGGGGGGAGGTATTCGAGGGTTGTGGCGAGGTTTGGGAAGTGGTTGGGgcaggcggaggaggtgatggttgcaagggagaagggggagtgggggttggtggagggcatTGGGcgggagtggaaggaggagattgggAGTATAAGCAGGAAGGTTCATGCTGTTAGCCAGGAGTTATATGGGGTTTTGGACGGTCGTGAGGCTGGtgaggcgggggggttggggagggtgctgaaTGGGGTGAAAGATCTGattggggggatggtggaagaGATTGAGATtatggaggttgtggagagggaggtaAGGGAGCAGGAGATGGAGTGGGTTAGGAGGGTTAAtagggagggtgatgagggggttgagacgaggaggagggcgggggcggtTTGGAGGGCTTTTTGA
- a CDS encoding hypothetical protein (EggNog:ENOG503NWG3; COG:S) has protein sequence MEAPSPSVPDEKDPCREHLLERRQQLTDSLSASPYDLILYLERAVVHSDLAYPDLAAGDAYRALLLADEVRDESFEYHEQALEALKGYSTTPCPVVLDHGSLTEGISDGTAGEDVMEGLEGVGPYQLLAHLGSVRAYQILSLSLLLCGSLKSALRFCERGLNTAPNNRELIEIKGYIEQVGRRRLRKESDAPIDINSLPDRGVVRREVYPWNTHEPDRFSAESLAHLNKQLSTMAPKCEVRVSKLPVLLDDESNTDGHDVIPTCNQLGLFAKEDIAPGETVLEEYSLLTANNRHKESTCDACGTTLPPLDQHSKAVSCPECYDTIFCDDFCFTKAQEQYHPAVCDTDVDSIAKDPDNKDIDQSLYLLLLARLLAMSTHQEMHPLDVPSIKFIWGDFVPSELNEIDRSINAEPPPEWTLPFSFEYNIEIPLHILEKMDIDIYATLGQHDIWVFNTCYAKFRGTASARKNYQEGRRDGRPDVAAVHPFWCLANHDCDPNVSWEWGGKMKLWARDKRVVGGRKGGVKKGEEILNHYCDVELPVKERREWARGSLGGWCMCSRCREEAAGEEGREVMGVDGVVGEKN, from the coding sequence ATGGAGGCTCCGTCACCGTCCGTGCCCGACGAGAAGGACCCTTGTAGGGAGCACCTCCTGGAGCGTCGTCAGCAGCTGACAGACTCTCTGTCTGCTTCTCCCTACGACCTGATCCTCTACCTGGAGCGAGCCGTGGTCCACTCTGACCTCGCCTACCCGGACCTCGCTGCTGGTGACGCCTACCGTGCTCTTCTCCTGGCCGACGAGGTCCGTGATGAGAGCTTCGAGTACCACGAGCAGGCCTTGGAAGCACTCAAGGGCTACTCAACAACGCCTTGCCCTGTGGTCCTTGACCATGGCTCCCTTACCGAAGGGATATCAGACGGCACCGCTGGCGAGGATGTTATGGAAGGGCTGGAGGGAGTCGGTCCCTATCAGCTCCTGGCCCACCTCGGTTCTGTCCGCGCCTACCAGATCCTGTCCTTGAGCCTGCTTCTCTGCGGGAGCCTAAAAAGCGCGCTCAGATTCTGCGAGAGAGGCCTGAACACGGCCCCGAACAACAGAGAGCTCATCGAGATCAAGGGCTACATCGAGCAAGTCGGCCGCCGCAGACTACGCAAAGAGTCTGACGCCCCCATCGACATCAACAGCCTCCCCGACCGCGGTGTCGTCCGCCGTGAAGTCTACCCATGGAACACCCACGAACCAGACCGCTTCTCGGCCGAGTCGCTGGCCCACCTCAACAAGCAGCTGTCGACCATGGCTCCAAAGTGCGAGGTCCGCGTGTCTAAactccccgtcctcctcgatgaCGAGAGCAACACGGACGGCCACGACGTGATACCGACGTGTAATCAGCTCGGCCTCTTTGCCAAAGAGGACATCGCCCCGGGTGAGACGGTGCTGGAAGAGTATTCTCTCCTCACAGCCAACAACCGACACAAGGAATCCACCTGCGACGCCTGCGGGACgaccctcccgcccctcGACCAACACTCCAAGGCGGTCAGCTGCCCGGAGTGCTACGACACCATCTTTTGCGACGACTTTTGCTTCACCAAGGCCCAAGAGCAATACCACCCCGCCGTGTGCGACACGGACGTGGACTCGATCGCCAAAGACCCCGACAACAAGGACATTGACCAGTCCCTCTACCTCTTGCTGCTCGCCCGCCTCCTGGCGATGTCAACACACCAGGAGATGCACCCCCTGGACGTGCCCTCGATAAAGTTCATCTGGGGCGATTTTGTCCCCTCGGAGCTCAACGAGATCGACCGCAGCATCAACGCCGAGCCGCCCCCGGAGTGGACCCTGCCTTTTTCGTTCGAGTACAACATCGAGATTCCGCTTCACATACTCGAGAAGATGGATATAGACATTTATGCCACGCTCGGCCAGCACGACATTTGGGTTTTCAACACCTGCTACGCCAAGTTCCGCGGCACGGCCTCTGCGCGCAAAAACTACCAGGAAGGGCGCAGGGACGGGAGGCCGGACGTGGCGGCGGTTCATCCCTTTTGGTGCCTGGCTAACCACGACTGCGATCCGAATGTGAGCTGGGAGTGGGGGGGCAAGATGAAGCTTTGGGCGAGGGACAagagggttgttggggggaggaaaggaggggtgaagaagggagaggagatCTTGAATCATTACTGCGATGTGGAGCTGCCTGTtaaggagaggagggagtgggccagggggagtttgggagggtggtgcaTGTGCTCGAGGTGtagggaggaggctgctggcgaggaggggagggaggtgatgggggttgatggggtggtgggggagaagaattag